In Niallia sp. FSL W8-0635, one genomic interval encodes:
- the nusG gene encoding transcription termination/antitermination protein NusG translates to MEKNWYVVHTYSGYENKVKANLEKRVETMAMQDKIFRVVVPEEEETDIRNGKTKVVKRKVFPGYVLVEIVMTDDSWYVVRNTPGVTGFVGSAGSGSKPTPLLPEEVQVILKRMGVEEQRIEIEFELGETVKVNEGPFANFTGTVEEIDKDKAKVKVLVNMFGRDTPVELDFTQIEKF, encoded by the coding sequence ATGGAAAAAAATTGGTATGTAGTGCATACGTACTCTGGATATGAAAATAAGGTGAAAGCCAATTTAGAAAAACGGGTAGAAACAATGGCGATGCAAGATAAAATTTTTCGCGTTGTTGTACCTGAAGAAGAAGAAACTGATATTAGAAATGGTAAAACAAAAGTAGTGAAAAGAAAGGTTTTCCCAGGATATGTGTTGGTAGAAATTGTTATGACAGATGATTCTTGGTATGTAGTACGTAATACTCCTGGTGTAACGGGATTCGTAGGATCTGCTGGTTCTGGATCTAAACCAACTCCACTTTTACCGGAAGAAGTCCAAGTGATTCTGAAGAGAATGGGTGTAGAGGAACAAAGAATAGAAATTGAGTTTGAATTAGGAGAAACAGTAAAAGTAAATGAAGGACCATTTGCTAATTTTACTGGGACTGTTGAGGAAATTGATAAGGATAAAGCGAAGGTTAAAGTATTAGTAAATATGTTTGGAAGAGATACCCCTGTGGAACTCGATTTTACACAAATTGAAAAATTTTAA
- the rplK gene encoding 50S ribosomal protein L11 → MAKKVIKVVKLQIPAAKANPAPPVGPALGQAGVNIMGFCKEFNARTAEQAGLIIPVEITVFEDRSFTFITKTPPAAVLLKKAAGIESGSGEPNRNKVATVKRDKVREIAETKMPDLNAASVEAAMRMVEGTARSMGIVIED, encoded by the coding sequence GTGGCTAAAAAAGTAATTAAAGTTGTTAAATTGCAAATCCCAGCAGCTAAAGCGAATCCGGCACCACCAGTTGGTCCTGCATTGGGTCAAGCTGGCGTAAACATTATGGGATTCTGTAAGGAGTTTAACGCTCGTACAGCCGAACAAGCTGGTTTAATCATTCCTGTTGAGATTACGGTTTTCGAAGACCGTTCATTTACATTTATTACAAAAACTCCACCTGCTGCAGTTTTACTTAAAAAAGCAGCTGGTATCGAGTCTGGTTCTGGTGAACCAAACCGTAATAAAGTAGCAACTGTTAAGCGTGATAAAGTACGCGAGATTGCTGAAACAAAAATGCCTGATCTAAATGCAGCTAGCGTTGAAGCAGCTATGCGTATGGTTGAAGGTACTGCCCGTAGCATGGGTATTGTTATTGAAGACTAA
- the rplA gene encoding 50S ribosomal protein L1 — MAKKGKKYLEAIKLVDRTKAYPIQEAIELVRKTSTTKFDASVEVAFRLGVDPKKADQQIRGAVVLPNGTGKTQRVLVFAKGEKLKEAEAAGADFVGDADYITKIQQGWFDFDVIVATPDMMGEVGKLGRVLGPKGLMPNPKTGTVTFDVTKAVNEIKAGKVEYRVDKAGNVHVPIGKVSFDDAKLVENFKTIFDTMSKAKPAAAKGTYMKNVAVTSTMGPGVKVDPSTV, encoded by the coding sequence ATGGCTAAAAAAGGTAAGAAGTATTTAGAAGCTATCAAACTTGTTGATCGTACTAAAGCTTACCCAATTCAAGAAGCAATTGAGTTAGTGAGAAAGACTAGCACTACAAAATTTGACGCATCTGTTGAGGTTGCTTTCCGTTTAGGCGTAGATCCTAAGAAAGCTGACCAACAAATCCGTGGAGCAGTAGTTCTTCCAAACGGAACAGGTAAAACTCAACGCGTTTTAGTTTTCGCTAAAGGCGAAAAGTTAAAAGAAGCAGAAGCAGCAGGAGCAGACTTTGTAGGCGATGCTGATTATATAACTAAAATCCAACAAGGTTGGTTTGATTTTGACGTAATCGTTGCAACTCCAGACATGATGGGTGAAGTTGGTAAACTTGGTCGTGTATTAGGACCTAAAGGTTTAATGCCAAACCCTAAAACTGGAACAGTTACTTTTGATGTAACGAAAGCAGTTAACGAAATCAAAGCTGGTAAAGTAGAGTACCGTGTAGACAAAGCTGGTAACGTACATGTTCCAATCGGTAAAGTATCATTTGATGATGCTAAACTAGTTGAAAACTTCAAAACTATCTTTGATACAATGTCAAAAGCAAAACCAGCAGCTGCAAAAGGAACTTACATGAAGAACGTAGCAGTTACTTCAACAATGGGTCCTGGCGTAAAAGTAGATCCTTCTACTGTTTGA
- the rplJ gene encoding 50S ribosomal protein L10 has protein sequence MSIVIEQKKQVVSDIAEKFKASKSTIVVDYRGLTVSEVTELRKQLREAGVEFKVFKNSLTRRAAESVELAGLNESLTGPNAIAFSNEDVVAPAKILNDFAKKHEALEIKAGVIEGNLATVEEVKALAELPSREGLLSMLLSVLQAPIRNLALATKAVADQKEEQGA, from the coding sequence ATGAGCATCGTAATCGAACAAAAGAAACAAGTAGTATCTGATATTGCTGAAAAATTCAAAGCAAGTAAATCAACAATCGTTGTTGACTACCGTGGTTTGACTGTTTCAGAAGTAACTGAACTTCGTAAACAACTTCGTGAAGCAGGAGTTGAGTTCAAGGTTTTCAAAAACTCTTTAACTCGCCGTGCTGCTGAATCTGTTGAATTAGCAGGTTTAAACGAATCTCTAACTGGTCCAAATGCTATTGCATTCAGTAATGAGGATGTTGTTGCACCAGCAAAAATTTTAAACGACTTCGCTAAAAAACATGAAGCGTTAGAAATTAAAGCAGGAGTAATCGAAGGAAACTTAGCAACCGTTGAAGAAGTGAAGGCTCTTGCTGAACTTCCATCACGCGAAGGTTTACTTTCTATGTTACTCAGCGTTCTTCAAGCACCAATCCGCAATCTTGCTCTTGCTACAAAAGCAGTTGCAGATCAGAAAGAAGAGCAAGGCGCTTAA
- the rplL gene encoding 50S ribosomal protein L7/L12: MSKEQILEAVKNMTVLELNDLVKAIEEEFGVTAAAPVAVVAGGGEAAAEKSEFDVVLASAGDQKIKVIKAVREITGLGLKEAKELVDNTPKAVKEGASKEEAEEIKAKLEEVGANVEVK; this comes from the coding sequence ATGTCTAAAGAACAAATCTTAGAAGCAGTTAAAAATATGACTGTTTTAGAATTAAACGATTTAGTAAAAGCAATTGAAGAAGAATTCGGAGTAACTGCTGCTGCTCCTGTAGCTGTAGTTGCAGGTGGCGGAGAAGCTGCTGCTGAAAAATCTGAGTTTGATGTAGTTCTTGCATCTGCTGGAGATCAAAAAATTAAAGTTATCAAAGCTGTACGTGAAATCACAGGTCTTGGTCTTAAAGAAGCAAAAGAACTTGTTGACAACACTCCAAAAGCAGTTAAAGAAGGAGCTTCTAAAGAAGAAGCTGAAGAAATCAAAGCTAAACTTGAAGAAGTTGGAGCTAACGTTGAAGTTAAGTAA
- a CDS encoding class I SAM-dependent methyltransferase translates to MTEHYYSRTQNVNSDPNYWNFTLKGNTIRFKTDNGVFSKREVDFGSRLLIETYTFPSIDGDILDVGCGYGPIGLSVAKTAPERMIHMVDVNLRAIELAKENAQQNGIENVRIYESDRLLQVKGTKFASILTNPPIRAGKKVVHDIFEQSYERLAVNGELWIVIQKKQGAPSAIARLEELFKEVNIVEKKKGYFIIQAKKID, encoded by the coding sequence ATGACAGAACATTATTATTCCCGAACCCAGAATGTAAATAGCGATCCGAATTACTGGAATTTTACGCTAAAAGGTAATACAATACGTTTTAAAACAGATAATGGGGTTTTCTCCAAAAGAGAAGTTGATTTTGGCTCTAGACTATTAATAGAAACCTATACATTTCCGAGTATAGATGGAGATATTTTAGATGTAGGCTGTGGTTATGGTCCAATAGGTCTTTCTGTCGCAAAAACTGCTCCAGAAAGAATGATTCATATGGTCGATGTTAATTTACGTGCAATTGAATTGGCGAAAGAAAATGCACAGCAAAATGGTATTGAAAATGTTCGAATTTATGAAAGTGATCGACTTCTTCAAGTGAAGGGAACTAAATTTGCTTCTATTTTAACTAATCCGCCGATTAGAGCGGGGAAAAAAGTCGTTCATGATATTTTTGAGCAAAGCTATGAACGGTTAGCTGTAAATGGAGAGCTTTGGATTGTGATTCAAAAGAAACAAGGAGCACCATCTGCTATTGCGAGATTAGAGGAACTTTTTAAAGAGGTAAATATAGTAGAAAAGAAAAAAGGGTATTTTATAATTCAAGCAAAAAAGATTGACTAG
- the rpoB gene encoding DNA-directed RNA polymerase subunit beta, whose protein sequence is MTGQLVQYGRHRQRRSYARISEVLELPNLIEIQTSSYQWFLDEGLREMFQDISPIEDFTGNLSLDFIDYSLGDPKYSVEETKERDVTYSAPLRVKVRLVNKETGEVKDQDVFMGDFPLMTETGTFVINGAERVIVSQLVRSPSVYYNGKLDKNGKKGFTATVIPNRGAWLEYETDAKDVVYVRIDRTRKLPVTVLLRALGFGSDQEILELIGDNEYLRNTLEKDNTEGTDKALLEIYERLRPGEPPTVENAKSLLVSRFFDPKRYDLANVGRYKINKKLHIKNRLFGQRLAETLVDPETGEIIAEKGTLLDRRALDRIIPNLENNIGFKKLSPYGGVLEDDVVVQSVKIYSPLDEGDKEINVISNAYVEEAVKNISPADIIASISYFFNLLHGVGLTDDIDHLGNRRLRSVGELLQNQFRIGLSRMERVVRERMSIQDTNTITPQQLINIRPVIASIKEFFGSSQLSQFMDQTNPLAELTHKRRLSALGPGGLTRERAGMEVRDVHYSHYGRMCPIETPEGPNIGLINSLSSYAKVNRFGFIETPYRRVDPETGKVSSQIDYLTADEQDNYVVAQANSRLGEDGSFLDEDVVARFRDENVVVKRERIDYMDVSPKQVVSAATACIPFLENDDSNRALMGANMQRQAVPLMQPEAPRVGTGMEYVSGKDSGAAVICKHPGIVEHVESREVWVRRISVVDGQEVKGNLDKYKMLKFVRSNQGTCYNQRPIVAVGDKVTKGEVLADGPSMELGELALGRNVLVAFMTWDGYNYEDAIIMSERLVKDDVYTSIHIEEYESESRDTKLGPEEITRDIPNVGEDALRNLDDRGIIRIGAEVKDGDLLVGKVTPKGVTELTAEERLLHAIFGEKAREVRDTSLRVPHGGGGIVHDVKVFNREDGDELPPGVNQLVRVYIVQKRKIHEGDKMAGRHGNKGVISRILPEEDMPYLPDGTPVDIMLNPLGVPSRMNIGQVLELHLGMAARSLNIHVASPVFDGAREEDVWETIREAGMAQDAKTVLYDGRSGEPFDNRVSVGVMYMIKLAHMVDDKLHARSTGPYSLVTQQPLGGKAQFGGQRFGEMEVWALEAYGAAYTLQEILTVKSDDVVGRVKTYEAIVKGENVPEPGVPESFRVLMKELQSLGLDVKILSSTEEEIEMRDTDDDDDIHQAESLTIVSETQEPESEKVGMQE, encoded by the coding sequence TTGACAGGTCAACTTGTTCAGTATGGACGACACCGCCAGCGGAGAAGCTACGCACGAATTAGTGAGGTTTTAGAATTACCAAATCTTATTGAAATCCAAACCTCTTCCTATCAATGGTTTTTAGATGAGGGATTGCGAGAAATGTTCCAGGACATTTCACCTATTGAAGATTTTACTGGCAATTTATCACTTGATTTCATTGATTATAGCTTAGGTGATCCTAAGTATTCAGTGGAAGAAACAAAAGAGCGAGATGTTACATATTCTGCACCTTTGCGTGTGAAAGTCCGTCTTGTGAATAAAGAAACAGGAGAAGTAAAAGACCAAGATGTATTCATGGGTGATTTCCCGCTTATGACTGAAACTGGTACTTTTGTTATTAACGGTGCGGAACGTGTTATCGTTTCTCAGTTAGTGCGTTCTCCAAGTGTTTATTATAATGGGAAACTCGATAAAAACGGAAAAAAAGGATTTACTGCAACTGTAATTCCCAACCGTGGAGCATGGCTAGAGTATGAGACAGATGCAAAGGATGTTGTATATGTGCGTATTGATCGTACACGTAAACTTCCAGTTACTGTTCTGTTGCGTGCGTTAGGATTTGGCTCTGATCAAGAGATTCTTGAATTGATCGGTGATAATGAATATTTACGCAATACTTTAGAAAAGGATAACACCGAAGGCACAGACAAAGCGCTATTAGAAATTTATGAGCGACTACGTCCTGGCGAACCGCCTACTGTTGAAAACGCAAAAAGTCTATTGGTATCAAGATTCTTTGATCCAAAAAGATATGATCTTGCGAATGTAGGACGCTATAAAATTAATAAAAAGCTTCATATTAAAAATAGATTGTTTGGTCAACGTTTGGCAGAAACACTAGTGGATCCTGAAACAGGAGAAATCATTGCAGAAAAAGGAACACTTTTAGATCGCCGTGCGCTTGATCGTATTATTCCAAATCTAGAAAACAATATCGGATTTAAAAAACTAAGCCCTTATGGTGGTGTTTTAGAAGATGACGTTGTTGTTCAATCGGTGAAAATTTATTCACCACTAGATGAGGGAGATAAAGAGATTAATGTTATTAGTAATGCATATGTAGAAGAAGCTGTAAAAAACATCTCTCCTGCAGATATTATTGCTTCTATCAGTTATTTCTTTAACTTATTACATGGTGTAGGTTTAACAGATGATATTGACCATTTAGGTAATAGACGTCTACGTTCTGTAGGTGAATTGTTACAAAACCAATTCCGTATTGGTTTATCTAGAATGGAACGTGTTGTTCGTGAAAGAATGTCTATTCAAGATACGAATACCATTACACCACAGCAGTTAATCAATATTAGACCTGTTATCGCATCTATTAAAGAGTTCTTTGGAAGCTCTCAGCTTTCTCAATTTATGGACCAAACAAACCCATTAGCAGAATTGACGCATAAACGTCGTCTGTCTGCATTAGGACCTGGTGGTTTAACAAGAGAACGTGCAGGAATGGAAGTTCGTGACGTTCACTATTCTCACTATGGCCGTATGTGTCCGATTGAAACACCTGAGGGTCCAAACATTGGTTTGATTAACTCTTTATCTTCTTATGCAAAAGTAAATCGATTCGGGTTTATCGAAACGCCATATCGACGTGTTGATCCTGAAACAGGTAAAGTATCATCTCAAATTGATTATTTAACTGCTGATGAACAAGATAACTATGTTGTTGCCCAAGCGAATTCTCGTTTAGGAGAAGATGGTTCTTTCTTAGATGAAGATGTAGTTGCGCGTTTCCGTGATGAGAACGTTGTTGTTAAGCGTGAGCGTATAGACTATATGGACGTTTCTCCAAAGCAGGTTGTATCTGCTGCGACAGCATGTATCCCATTCTTAGAAAACGATGACTCTAACCGTGCCTTAATGGGGGCGAACATGCAACGTCAAGCAGTACCTCTAATGCAGCCAGAAGCTCCAAGAGTAGGAACTGGAATGGAGTACGTTTCAGGAAAAGACTCTGGTGCAGCAGTTATCTGTAAACATCCTGGTATTGTTGAACATGTAGAATCACGTGAAGTTTGGGTTAGACGTATTTCAGTAGTGGATGGTCAAGAGGTAAAAGGAAATCTTGATAAATACAAAATGCTTAAATTTGTTCGTTCAAACCAAGGTACATGCTATAACCAACGCCCAATCGTTGCTGTTGGTGATAAAGTAACTAAAGGGGAAGTTCTTGCGGATGGACCTTCCATGGAGCTTGGAGAATTAGCACTTGGTCGTAACGTATTAGTTGCCTTTATGACATGGGACGGATACAACTACGAGGATGCTATCATCATGAGTGAACGCTTAGTAAAAGATGATGTATATACTTCTATTCATATTGAAGAATATGAATCAGAGTCTCGTGATACAAAGTTAGGACCAGAAGAAATTACTCGTGATATCCCGAATGTTGGAGAAGATGCTTTACGCAACTTAGATGATCGCGGTATTATTCGTATCGGTGCAGAAGTGAAAGACGGAGATTTACTAGTTGGTAAAGTTACGCCTAAAGGGGTAACAGAATTAACAGCAGAAGAACGTTTATTACATGCAATTTTTGGTGAAAAAGCACGTGAAGTTCGTGATACTAGCTTACGTGTTCCACATGGTGGCGGCGGTATTGTTCATGATGTTAAAGTCTTCAATAGAGAAGATGGAGACGAATTACCACCAGGTGTTAACCAATTGGTACGTGTATATATTGTTCAAAAACGTAAAATCCATGAAGGCGATAAAATGGCGGGACGTCATGGTAACAAAGGGGTTATCTCTCGAATTTTACCAGAAGAAGATATGCCTTATTTACCAGATGGAACACCAGTTGATATCATGTTAAACCCACTAGGTGTACCTTCACGTATGAATATCGGTCAGGTATTAGAATTGCATCTTGGAATGGCTGCAAGAAGCTTGAACATCCATGTTGCATCTCCGGTATTTGATGGTGCTCGTGAAGAAGACGTATGGGAAACTATTAGAGAAGCTGGAATGGCACAGGATGCTAAAACGGTACTATATGACGGACGCTCTGGTGAACCGTTTGATAACCGTGTATCTGTAGGTGTTATGTATATGATCAAACTTGCTCACATGGTTGATGATAAGCTACATGCACGTTCTACTGGACCATACTCATTGGTAACGCAACAGCCATTAGGAGGAAAAGCTCAATTTGGTGGTCAGCGTTTCGGAGAGATGGAGGTTTGGGCTCTTGAAGCTTATGGAGCAGCTTACACTTTACAAGAAATTCTTACTGTTAAATCAGATGATGTTGTTGGTCGTGTGAAAACGTACGAAGCAATTGTTAAAGGGGAAAATGTTCCAGAACCAGGAGTACCTGAATCATTCCGCGTATTAATGAAAGAGCTACAAAGCTTAGGTTTAGATGTAAAAATCTTATCTAGCACAGAAGAAGAAATTGAAATGAGAGACACAGATGATGATGATGATATTCATCAAGCTGAATCTCTAACTATTGTTTCGGAAACACAAGAGCCTGAGTCAGAAAAGGTAGGCATGCAAGAATAA
- the rpoC gene encoding DNA-directed RNA polymerase subunit beta' produces the protein MLDVNNFEYMKIGLASPDKIRSWSFGEVKKPETINYRTLKPEKDGLFCERIFGPTKDWECHCGKYKRVRYKGVVCDRCGVEVTRAKVRRERMGHIELAAPVSHIWYFKGIPSRMGLVLDMSPRALEEVIYFASYVVTDPGDTALEKKQLLSEKEYRAYRDKYGVKFQASMGAEAIKKLLSDIDLNKDVDALKEELKTAQGQRRTRAIKRLEVLEAFRGSGNEPSWMILDVLPVIPPELRPMVQLDGGRFATSDLNDLYRRVINRNNRLKRLLDLGAPSIIVQNEKRMLQEAVDALIDNGRRGRPVTGPGNRPLKSLSHMLKGKQGRFRQNLLGKRVDYSGRSVIVVGPNLKMYQCGLPREMAIELFKPFVMKELVEKGIAHNIKSAKRKIERLQPEVWDVLEEVIKEHPVLLNRAPTLHRLGIQAFEPTLVEGRAIRLHPLVCTAYNADFDGDQMAVHVPLSSEAQAEARLLMLAAQNILNPKDGKPVVTPSQDMVLGNYYLTLEREGAVGEGMIFNDTSEAILAYQNGYVHLHTRVAVRASSLNNETFTEEQNKQLLLTTVGKLIFNEILPKSFPYINEPTKTNLEEKTPERYFVEPGVDVPAAIRALPILDPFKKKILGNIIAEVFKRFKITETSKMLDRMKDLGFKHSTKAGITVGVADIVVLGEKQEIIEEAQGKVDNVMKQFRRGLITEEERYDRVISIWSSAKDVIQAKLMKSLDKRNPIFMMSDSGARGNASNFTQLAGMRGLMANPAGRIIELPIISSFREGLTVLEYFISTHGARKGLADTALKTADSGYLTRRLVDVAQDVIVRDDDCGTDRGLLVSALKEGTEIIESLDERLIGRYARKAIKHPETKEVLVPENGLITEDLAVEIVEANIEEVWIRSAFTCNTRHGVCKKCYGRNLATGQEVEVGEAVGIIAAQSIGEPGTQLTMRTFHTGGVAGDDITQGLPRIQEIFEARNPKGQAVITEMAGVVVGINEGRDRQHEIVVQGELETRTYTAPYTARLKVKIDDVVEQGQELTEGSIDPKELIKVKNVTAVQEYLLREVQKVYRMQGVEIGDKHVEVMVRQMLRKIRVVDAGETDVLPGTLLDIHQFTDANAKALREGKLPATGRPVLLGITKASLETDSFLSAASFQETTRVLTDAAIKGKRDELLGLKENVIIGKLVPAGTGMPRYRYAEPITVEEQTEESVTVE, from the coding sequence TTGTTGGATGTTAATAATTTTGAATATATGAAAATAGGTCTAGCTTCACCAGACAAAATCCGCTCTTGGTCATTTGGTGAAGTTAAAAAGCCAGAAACAATTAACTATCGTACTTTAAAACCGGAAAAAGATGGCTTGTTCTGTGAGCGTATTTTTGGTCCTACAAAAGACTGGGAATGTCACTGTGGTAAATACAAGCGTGTTAGATATAAAGGCGTAGTTTGTGATCGATGTGGAGTAGAAGTTACTCGTGCAAAAGTTCGTCGTGAGCGTATGGGTCACATCGAATTAGCAGCTCCAGTTTCACATATTTGGTATTTTAAAGGAATCCCAAGCCGTATGGGACTTGTTTTAGATATGTCTCCACGTGCTTTAGAAGAAGTTATTTATTTTGCTTCTTATGTGGTTACAGATCCAGGTGATACTGCTCTTGAGAAAAAACAACTTCTTTCTGAGAAAGAATATAGAGCATACCGTGACAAATATGGTGTGAAATTCCAAGCTTCTATGGGAGCTGAAGCAATCAAAAAACTACTATCTGACATTGATTTAAATAAAGATGTAGATGCTTTAAAGGAAGAATTAAAAACTGCACAAGGTCAAAGAAGAACTCGTGCTATTAAAAGACTAGAAGTATTAGAAGCATTCCGTGGTTCTGGAAATGAGCCTTCTTGGATGATTCTTGATGTGCTTCCTGTAATTCCTCCAGAATTACGTCCGATGGTTCAGTTAGATGGTGGCCGCTTTGCAACTTCTGACTTAAATGATTTATATCGTCGTGTTATTAACCGTAATAATCGTTTAAAAAGATTATTAGACTTAGGAGCCCCTAGTATTATCGTTCAAAACGAAAAACGTATGCTTCAAGAAGCGGTTGACGCGTTGATTGATAACGGTCGTCGTGGACGCCCAGTAACAGGTCCTGGTAACAGACCACTAAAATCACTATCTCATATGTTAAAAGGTAAGCAAGGACGTTTCCGTCAAAACTTACTAGGAAAACGTGTTGACTATTCTGGACGTTCAGTTATCGTTGTAGGTCCGAACTTAAAGATGTATCAATGTGGACTGCCTAGAGAAATGGCAATCGAATTGTTTAAGCCTTTCGTTATGAAAGAGTTAGTAGAAAAAGGTATTGCTCATAATATTAAGTCTGCAAAAAGAAAAATTGAAAGACTTCAACCAGAAGTTTGGGATGTACTTGAAGAAGTAATTAAGGAGCATCCAGTATTGCTTAACCGCGCCCCTACTCTACATAGATTGGGAATCCAGGCGTTTGAACCAACTTTAGTAGAAGGCCGTGCGATTCGTCTTCATCCGCTAGTATGTACAGCATACAATGCTGACTTTGACGGAGACCAAATGGCGGTTCACGTTCCTTTATCTTCTGAGGCACAAGCGGAAGCGCGTTTACTTATGCTTGCAGCTCAAAACATCTTGAACCCTAAAGATGGTAAACCGGTTGTTACTCCTTCACAGGATATGGTGTTAGGAAACTACTACTTAACATTAGAGCGTGAAGGTGCAGTTGGAGAAGGAATGATCTTCAATGATACGAGCGAAGCAATCTTGGCTTACCAAAATGGTTATGTGCATTTACACACACGTGTAGCAGTGCGTGCTAGCTCTTTAAATAATGAAACATTTACAGAAGAGCAAAATAAGCAATTGTTATTAACGACAGTTGGTAAATTAATTTTCAACGAGATTTTACCAAAATCTTTCCCATACATTAATGAACCGACTAAAACAAACTTAGAAGAAAAAACTCCTGAAAGATACTTTGTGGAGCCGGGTGTAGATGTTCCTGCTGCTATCAGAGCGTTGCCGATACTTGATCCGTTTAAAAAGAAAATTTTAGGGAATATAATCGCTGAAGTATTTAAACGATTCAAGATTACGGAAACTTCTAAGATGTTGGATAGAATGAAAGATTTAGGATTCAAACATTCTACGAAAGCCGGTATTACTGTTGGTGTAGCTGACATCGTTGTGTTAGGTGAAAAACAAGAAATTATCGAAGAAGCACAAGGCAAAGTAGATAATGTAATGAAACAATTTAGACGTGGATTAATTACAGAGGAAGAACGTTATGATCGCGTAATTTCTATCTGGAGCTCAGCGAAAGATGTAATCCAAGCTAAGCTAATGAAGTCCTTAGATAAACGAAATCCAATCTTTATGATGAGTGATTCAGGTGCCCGTGGTAACGCATCTAACTTTACACAGCTTGCTGGTATGCGTGGTTTGATGGCCAACCCGGCTGGTAGAATTATCGAGTTACCGATTATCTCAAGTTTCCGTGAAGGATTAACGGTACTAGAGTACTTTATCTCTACTCACGGTGCGCGTAAAGGTCTTGCCGATACAGCACTGAAAACAGCAGATTCTGGTTACTTAACTCGTCGTCTAGTAGATGTTGCACAAGATGTTATTGTCCGTGATGATGATTGTGGAACAGATAGAGGATTATTGGTTTCTGCTCTTAAAGAGGGAACAGAAATTATCGAATCACTTGATGAGCGTTTAATTGGAAGATATGCAAGAAAAGCCATTAAACATCCAGAAACGAAGGAAGTTCTTGTTCCTGAAAATGGTCTTATTACAGAAGATTTAGCGGTAGAAATTGTAGAAGCTAACATCGAAGAAGTATGGATTAGATCTGCGTTTACATGTAATACTCGTCATGGAGTATGTAAAAAATGTTATGGTCGCAACCTAGCAACTGGCCAAGAGGTGGAAGTAGGAGAAGCTGTTGGTATTATTGCAGCGCAATCCATCGGGGAGCCGGGTACACAGTTAACAATGCGTACATTCCATACAGGAGGCGTGGCTGGAGACGATATCACACAAGGTTTACCTCGTATTCAGGAAATATTCGAAGCTCGTAATCCAAAAGGGCAAGCGGTTATCACTGAAATGGCTGGGGTTGTTGTTGGTATCAATGAAGGTAGAGACAGACAACATGAAATTGTTGTTCAAGGTGAATTAGAAACTAGAACATATACTGCTCCTTACACAGCTAGATTGAAAGTTAAAATTGATGATGTTGTAGAACAAGGACAGGAATTAACAGAGGGTTCTATTGATCCGAAAGAATTAATTAAAGTGAAAAACGTTACAGCAGTACAAGAATATCTACTTCGCGAAGTACAAAAAGTATATCGTATGCAAGGGGTAGAAATTGGTGATAAGCACGTAGAAGTAATGGTTCGCCAAATGCTTCGTAAAATCAGAGTAGTGGACGCTGGTGAAACAGATGTATTACCAGGAACACTATTAGATATTCACCAATTTACTGATGCAAACGCAAAAGCTTTAAGAGAAGGTAAACTTCCTGCTACAGGAAGACCAGTATTGCTTGGTATTACAAAAGCATCTCTTGAAACAGATTCATTCCTATCGGCTGCGTCATTCCAAGAAACCACAAGAGTTCTTACAGATGCTGCGATTAAAGGAAAACGTGATGAATTACTAGGATTAAAAGAGAATGTAATTATTGGTAAGTTGGTTCCAGCTGGAACAGGTATGCCAAGATATCGCTATGCAGAGCCAATTACTGTAGAAGAACAAACAGAAGAGTCGGTTACTGTAGAGTAA
- a CDS encoding 50S ribosomal protein L7ae-like protein has translation MSYEKVLQASKIVVGTKQTVKALKKGIATEVIVAEDADPMLIRKVSEIADEVNIPIILVGSMKKLGESCGIEVGAVTVAIIN, from the coding sequence ATGTCTTATGAAAAAGTACTACAGGCAAGTAAAATAGTAGTAGGAACAAAGCAAACAGTAAAGGCGTTAAAAAAAGGAATAGCGACTGAAGTTATTGTTGCAGAAGATGCTGATCCAATGTTAATTAGAAAAGTATCTGAAATAGCTGATGAAGTTAATATTCCAATTATACTTGTTGGATCCATGAAGAAGCTCGGCGAATCATGTGGAATAGAAGTAGGCGCAGTAACTGTTGCCATAATTAATTAA